A stretch of DNA from Candidatus Aramenus sp. CH1:
TATCGCCATATGTTTTAGATTTTTCCGTATAATTAAAGAAAGTTTTAATTACATGGGACTGTTAGTACTATGCATGTCATACGAAAAGAGAGCAAACCCGGCACCGCTAGGTCTGTCCGGTTTCGCTCTAACGACGCTAGTGTTAAGCACGTTTAATGCGGGGATATTGTCGTCTCAAGGAGCGGGAGTGGTACTGGGGCTAGCAGCTTTTTACGGCGGTCTGGCCCAGTTACTCGCAGGAGTCCTCGAGTGGAGGGCCGGGAACACGTTTGGATATACGGCATTTTTCACGTATGGTGCCTTCTGGGAGTGGTACTTCCTCACGGCCTTGGGTATCTTCGGAGGCATTACGGCACAGGGAGTAGGTCTAGTGCTCATAGCCTTCGGCATATTCACGTTCGCAATGTGGATAGGGACGTTTAAGGCCAACATGGGGCTTTTCGTGACATTCCTACTGCTCTGGATAACATTCTTCCTGTTGGGAGCTGGGGCGATCTTGAATAGCGTAGCTCTGACCCACGCAGGGGGATACGTAGGCATCCTCACTGCCATAGCAGCTTGGTATACGGGCCTGGCTATCGTCGTAGCGGAGAGCTTAGGAAAGAACCCACCCCTAGGGAAGGCCCCGTTAAGTTAAGACCTCCTTTTTTAATCTACATTATTGGAGAAGGAAAAAGACGCCTGTTGGCTTTCCTTGTCTCAGTTCAAGCCTTCCCTTGGGCCTCCCTTTCACCTATGTAGATACCGTAGAGAACCGAGAAGTTGGAGACGAGACCTATTGACAGCAGGAAGTGTAGCAAGATGACCGCGTTTGACTGCGATTGCAAAAAAGCTAAGCCGAGGGCCGAGATTAACACCACCAGTAGTATGTTGCCCATCATTATCCTCTTCTCCCTTCCCTTCTCGGCGAACCTCAGTCCAAAAAGGGCTAACAGGAGGAGGATTCCAGCTAGGAACGCGTGGGCGCCCAAAAGCGGTGGATAAGGAGCATAATAGGTCATTACGTTACCTATCAGCATCTGTAGGACTGTTACTCCTGCCGCTGCTAGCCACAACGTCCCTTTGTTCAAAACGTTATGACCTCGTAACCGTTGTTGACGTAGTGCGACACCCTCTCCCCTGCGGGGAGGAGCGAG
This window harbors:
- a CDS encoding acetate uptake transporter; this translates as MSYEKRANPAPLGLSGFALTTLVLSTFNAGILSSQGAGVVLGLAAFYGGLAQLLAGVLEWRAGNTFGYTAFFTYGAFWEWYFLTALGIFGGITAQGVGLVLIAFGIFTFAMWIGTFKANMGLFVTFLLLWITFFLLGAGAILNSVALTHAGGYVGILTAIAAWYTGLAIVVAESLGKNPPLGKAPLS